The window AATGACTTtcgttctgtccaaacatgagctgtatgaaaacgaTATAGCATGGAAGAATCATGCCTACTAAGTAAAAGAATATATGAAAGAACTAAAACGTAAGAGGACCATTTATAAAAAGTACGAAGTAGATAAATGGTAAAAAAGAGCAAGCAAGATGAGAGATTATGGGGTATGGTaatttacgctttcagctccttcatgtgcttgctgttgGTCCTCGCATTTCCAAAACGCTTGACGATATCGTACAGCTGGGTCTGTTCcttagtggccctgaattcgggctcgtagtcttccgcggggggtgggtgaactaccctctgctgcctcacaggACCAGGGGTGacactcctaatggtatcctcagataccgtatctgcaggcacattggaacttgattgcccttgccctCGTGAGGAACTCCTCTGCAATGCTGTCTCCTCGATCATGCGGTAAACTTCatcaagtgacggtgaaatctcctcaggggtggctgcaaTGAATATAAAAAAGTGGGTTAGGAtacatataaaatccaaaaatagaTGGATTGTGAGGAGGTAAAGGTCCATGATGTGATATGTAGGTAGAAAAAGTGGGGCAGTTGCCATGGGTGGTCCAACTACAGTCGCTATGACATAGCAAATACAATTGCCATGTAGTTGCACTATAGTTGCCACCTAGTTATACTGTAGGTACCATGTCacagcaactgcagttgccatgctgtGTCGGCTCCACTTGCCATGTGAATGCCGTATGAAAAAATGCAGCATGGTAGAAAAAATGCAGGTGGCATGAtgtggcaaatccagttgccatgtgtactgaactgtatttgccatgtgacagcaactacagttgccatgttgaaaTAACTTCAGTTGCCACGTGCTTGCCCAAATGTCAAACGCAGCATGGCAGCAAGAAAAAAACATAGGtgacatggtgcatcaaatccagttgccatgtcgtCACATGGCAGTTGCCGTCACAAGTGAGGACCCCCAAAGAATGTGATTGGGACAAAAGTCAAACTACAAACATGTATACAAGAAAATCGTAAGTGCGTGATGAGTGTACCTTGCACAATTGGCTCTGCGAACTTGAtagccttcctgccctcgaccattggctgcgccatcattgcgggcatgactcctgggaaagcaaaggcaactggtaTAGGATCGTGCACCACCGGTTGATCTTGactgacgccgaggctgaagctcggtggggtaaaggccattgggtgcctctcattccAACTGGCCGGACCACGAACGGCTTTcggggcagaatccaagggtgaaagatcgacaaacatatctgaatcggccgctACAAAATGATCGGCCTTATTTGCagggcggggcgtgttgtcagcgGTCTCAGCCGCAGCTTTcatgacaatcttcttgtttggactgtaggggacaccgacattgactgggagcctggaagtgcgcagatttatgcTGGGGATTTCCGCTGCGGGTgaaggcgcagtctgctccgggCGTTCCTCTGCGTCACTCGTGCccggcttgacacctgcatcagttgtgctccggtcttgcggtttctccatcacattgattttggcaggtggcgggaacagtgtggacgcaggaacataacCAGATTCGTCTCTCCTGCTCCTAGCTACAGTCGGAGCGTTGGGTATGTCTGttgattgcttgcgggggctacgacacgtaggtggaagaccagcacgcggaacggtcgccttagcagtatctccaccgacaggagctggagctgttgtgccaggaTTCTCATCTGCAGATGGCATATCCTTGTGAAGTGCCGCCTCAGCCGCTTCTGTCATGGACACAGGTGAGACACCAGgcacgcgcttggaatcagtgtcagatgagcgggaatcttccttgcctaGGTTGGTCTCGGGAGCATCCACTTCGACGCTTGCTGATGGGGTGtcatggctcacagcagcatccttcattgccagaagagttgtcaatatttcagctgtcctggcggataccgactcgtcactccccgatgtacagatgcctgttgttctagcctgcacatctgcagccggcggagatggtcggccacttgcatcagagttAGTGGGAGCAGTTGACGGTGCAGCAGCAGTATTGTCGCCTGGCGCCTCATGTACATCTGAGTTGCCacctgttgacaactttgaatgcaggcgttcgagtgggtctctactgatatgcttggccccacgcgtagtagtcttcttcaccctgcaaaggaaaaaagcacgtgaaaaatggTATGAAAAAAATGGACAAAAAAATATGTTTGCAATGATAGAAGCATTAAAAAACTAAAAACAAGTGGaaaaagctggtagttgccatgtaaggggGTCATGAGTTGCCATGTGCcatagttagcagttgccatacaGCAGCAGTTATCAAAGTTAGGCAAATTGAAAGGAATGATAGAAATGTCTGATCTGTGAGGAATGCAATTTCAAAATTAGGTGGGGGATGAACTCTCAGAAGAAAATGGTAAAAAAAAAAGATGACAGTTGCCATTAGGTACAGAAATAGTTGCCATTTGGCCTAGATGCCAGTTGCCATGTAGAGATAATAGGAGTTGCCATACATTTAAAAAATGAAGGAAGAAGTCATTTGGAAAAACAGCAGTTGCCTCGTGGGGGATGATAACAGAAGAACATGTGACAAAGCAGACCAGTTGCATTGAAAAATCAAGAAAAAAACCGCTATATCAAATGAAAAGCACATGGAGAAACCTACTTCTTGACTGCCTTCCTCAGGTCaggcaacacgacaggatccccggtgttggtcgtcgtcgtacgagcagaagacctggtggaagggatgtcaccggcaatgggggcacctttgttcaagcgagcagaaacacgggttggcgttggcgCCTGTTTCTTCGTAGCTGCTCGTCCACCAGCGGTCGGCTCACTGCACGCAACAGATGGAAGGAAACAAGAAGGTGGCAATTGTCAGACAACAAACTAATTGCTGCGCTTGACAAAAAACAAGTGCAAAAGAAATGGATGAGATTGTTCCAAAGAAAAGATACACAGCAGAAAACTAAAATTGAGAGTCGAACCTCTTCCTGGCAGCTACCCGGATCgatcctagacctcttgccagcagaaccctgcccaacatcctTTGGAGCCCTTCCCCTCCTTGATGGCAAaaccccctcgcctctcgcagccgTATGTTCTTTCACTTTCTCCGGTGGGTGGGCACCTGTTGCATCCTTGCCCTTGTTGCCGCATGTGCGAACTTCAGCGTGTTCATCGTCATTGGTGTCATCGTCGTCGTCCTTGCTGAGGCCAGCGTCTCCATCCACATCATCCTGTGTGTCACCGGGCTCTTGGGAgctgttgtagtcataccggccacagcaaccggttggccgatgtgtacgttctgggacaaatgaagtgaactgcctcgcaaccgcaTCGCTGTCAGAGGCACTAagggacgtccacccctcaaccaacttcccgagcaggccggtcattccggatgcaaactgcccaattagatgctccactggtgccctcgcctgtgcacgaAAATAAGAAGCATCAACAAAACAACACCCGTACTGCATTCGCTTCCGCGACATCAACATGTAATCCACGGCAAACCGTAGATGTGGACATTTTGATTACCTCAGaagggcaagacggagctgagtgcacgtccatccacttttcaaatttttgaggccccccaaacacgctgtagtctatagcatgcttggccatcagctacgaaaaacaaaaaaaattgtaaGCATGCCTTATAAACCACGGACGGTTGCGTCATGTCAAATTTGTAAGCATGCCATGTGAAAAAGACATAAACAAAAACTAACCTGTAGTTTTCCATATGTGCCATCAGTTGCcctgtctgcggcaagcacagccttgacagcgcTGATGGTCCACgcagaaacagcaaacttgtgagtaggcggcgggcctcctatCCCGGTGAAATCCAAGGTGGACAGATCAAGAGAGTCGACATACATGAGCTGATTTAAAACAATtttgcaaaagaaaagaaaatatcagTTGCCATCGTGGTTAATTTGTAGTTCAGAAAAAAAAAGCAGGATAATGTATGATCCAACGATAATATGTATGTGTtagttgccatcaaagtgtgatggcAGCTGTCATCCTACTGTGATAGCAGTTGCCATGCTAATATGAAGGTAGTTGCCACATTGTCAGTATGACAGTTGCCACgttgtcattatggcagttgccacattgtcactatggcagttgccatcttgttatgaccAGATTGTCATGCATGAAATAAAAGTACGTTATAAACAAAGAGTTCACACAGAGATCTGGTGAAAAATAAATACCATTAAGTGCAGAcgacaacccttctggtacatcttgttTTTGAAAGGATCGTGGAGAAAGTCGGCAATAAACTTACACCAGTTCATACTCTTCACGTTTTTCAGATTCgcctgcaccacacaaaatttcaggGCAAAAAAGTTTGTCGCGTCAGAAATCAAAACGGAAGAAACGCAACGAAAACACTGGCAGTAGCAAGCatggatcattcaccaggatggggaaacatttgttgcttgggcgaagagaagtggtcggcgcgaaaacagctgagatgaggtacatgagtagcttcatcttgaaaactTCTCCGTGCGTCGTCATGTCCTGCAGAGAATCTGCCAGTACAGACGTGTTCGGCATTGCCtccaacccaggaaacaaacgggcgAACAGCTCTTCCTCGATCTCATTATTAACCTCGtacgggactttgatatgtccccgaggcacacccaaagtgcagaacacggattcctcaTTCAATGGAAGTCTTCCCCGtccctggatcacgaattccctggaggcgggatcgtatatctcaccaagccagtcgcataccGGGTTGACAAGGTTCCTACACCGGACATCCATCAGaacctgcatacccatctcagcagcagctcccttTTGATCGTCAGTGAATTTGTCAATCAACACGGTCAGACGTTCCtgggaggctctgttgcgaatacgtttcttcttctgcaaaaaacaaacacAAAAGTGTTGAGCTGTTGCCATGTTTTTGCAATGTTATGAAAATTTAGTTCATGATGGACGACTATAAAAAAGATCTAGCTGCCAACAAATAACATAAATCAGGAGGAGGGGGGCGGGTGTGCGGACAGTTACCTCATCGCCCTCTTTTCTCCGTCCAATTGCCTGGTTACGTTGAGGTGGATCCATGAAATCGTCATCATCACTTTGATGATCgccacgagccattctgctgatgtAGGAACAGACCAAATTGTTAATGGCGAAAATGTAAAATGCAATGggtaagcagttgccacctaacagaaaaATATTAACTATTTGAATGCAAATGTGGTTGCCATACTATGCACCCAGTTTGCCACACTGTCATATCTGTATTGTGGCAACAGACATTGTGTTCACATACTGTATTGCAACATGATTATACAAAATCCAAAGTGGCAAACACGCCAACTCGATGTGCACATTAGTTCCGTCCAGTGCTACCGATTGTGGCAACTATCAAAGTTTGGAAACTGtcgcaaataattcagaaaaaaaaaacaaGTCTCACAAATGAAAAAGAAATGTTTGAGGTTACTATTATGTAAATTCAGTAAAAAATCAGTTTGCCTCGTTCAAGAGCGTGTATGTGGCAACTATCTCATTCATTCAGTAAATTTTAGTTGCCCCCCTTGTGTGTGAGCTTGAACACATTTGTGGCAACTATGACAGTCAGTTTCAGAAAATATGTTGCCGCAGAAGAGAACACATTTGTGGCAACTGCCACATTTGTTCATGTAGTTTAGTTGCCACACACCTGTTCACGTTCGGTCATACTGCCATAGTTGCCACATTCAGAAAGCATATTTTTTCTGGTTACTTATCGTACAAGTTCAGCAGAATTAAAATTTGCCACATGGTAAGAGCATGCGTGTGGCAACTGCCACAGGAGTTCAATGAAATTAGTTGCCACCTCGTTTTGGGGTGGCAACTATGACAGTCATTTTCCGAAATCTGTTGCCACATGGGAGAACACGTTTGTGGCAACTACCACGTTTCTTCAGGTAGTTTAGTTGCCGCACATTTGTTCACGTTCAATCATACTGCCAATTTCGCCACAATCTGCAGTTTCAACCCCAAAACTAGACTAGATCTAGGTTTCAATGGCAACTGCTTCAACCTCAAAATCACCCTTACAATTCTCGCGCGAAATGGCTGCAACCCCAAATTTCGAACCAATCCGCACCAAAACAACCCGGCGGACAACTCTCAAAATCCAAATGCAAGACTAATGCGTTGCCTACGAGCAGGCATAGCCTCACCGACGATGCCGCCGCAGCGGCGGCGACGAAACTGCCCACTCCCACGAAGCAACGGCAGGCACACAACTATGGCGCACCGCCGCAGCGGCGGGAACGCCGGCGCACCGCCGAATCGCCGGAATTTCTAGGAATGGATCTAGAAATCGAACAGGGAGGAAAGAGGGGAACAAAATCAGGGAGGGTATGCGATAGATGAAGCGAGCATTACCTTCGACCCGCACGCGTTCCGGCGACGCCGCTCCGCTCCGACGAGCACCACCAACGCCCGCGAACACCGTCGACTgtcccgcctccgccgtcgccttctcccctcgccttctcctccAGTGGACTGTAATGCGAGTGGGTTGTGCCAGTAAATGCGACGCGGGGGAGAGTGACTGGAACCGtgagggagagggtggaggggtgtgcgacgtgtttgacgtcaacTGCGGCCGGACCGTGGTGTGCGGGCGCAtggcagttccaccgcacgcctctcagtggcaaccgctgaccgcgggATGGCAACTACCGTGCGGGCGAACCCACTCGCACACCGCACACTAGAATCGTCCAACGTGGCGCCGAAAACCAGCCCTTTTGCTCCAAGATTCGTGCAAAACGAAACCAACGGCGATGCTTGCGTGTGGACGGAGtggtgaacgcccacacgtgtgggcgttaacatttccgattATTTTTGCATCGCACCCTTTGTGTGAAAAGCTTCATGACAATTGTTCCTCTGGATCACTCTCGATAATGTGTGCATTGTAAACTCTTCGACAGTGAAATGACCCCTGGCAACTTTGCTAAAAGACAAGTAAGACCAAATTGATGGTAAAATTGTTTGTCATCGTAAGCTGGAGTCAGACAGACCATGCAGTGCCAGCAAGTACTATGAGTTAGTGGTGGTAAGATGCGAAGGTGCCTCTTCTGTTTTGTTAGAAATTTGACGTGCATGGTGGTTTTATCAAGACCAACAATCACAACATGACACTGATATTTGCTGACAAGATTCAACATAGATGTCTATATCGCTGAACCATGATTAtgaatgtttctcatgtattaagtcacCATAATATACATCAATGACAAAACCTACAGAGGCCATCTGGCAGCATGTCGCCACCACCATCCCACTACCGGTCTAGCCAGTAGCCACCCGTGTGACTTGGGCTTGAACGTTCTCTTGTGCGACCGAATGGTACCACGATCGGTTAGGATCCCTAACAAATTGTAACCGAATGGTACCATATCTTGGTACATTCATTGTAGTCGACGGCTCTACCGTTGTACTACCTGTATGTCACAAGGTCgtctgattttttttctttctaaaatagGCAGAAGCATATGTATCATTGAGGTGTGCTGATTCCGAACTGCGGACGGTGAGACTGAGTTCACACAGTTAAGAAGAGAGGTCCATGATGTCGTCATCGAGGCCGTGAACGGTTGAACGTTTGAGAAAGTTGGGGAGTCCAATCTTTTTCCCGGTTCTCTCGACATCATCCCGCACACTCCTCCTATACTCCTCGAAGGTAAACGGCTTGTACGGCGAGGGCTCCCCGTATGTGCCGACTGGCGAGTACGACAACGGGCACATGAAGTAGGCGATGGAGAAGCGCTCCGCCTTGGAGTTGGCCACCACCTTGTGCTCCACGCTCTTGTACCTGTTGTTGCTCCACGCCTGAAACAGATCGCCGACGTTGACAATGAGCGCGTCGGCGCGGGGCTTCACGGCGACCCAGTGGGAGTCCTTGATGAGCTGTAGGCCCCCGACCTGGTCCTGGCAGAGGATGGTGAGGAAGTCGCTGTCCGTGTGCGGCACCATGCCGAAGAAGTCCGCCGCGAACGGGCACGCCGGGTACCTGTTCAGCCGCAGGAAGCACGTCGTCCCGTCGCACCCTGCCGGGAACACCGGCTcgccgccccctgcctcgtgcccgagGTTCTCCGCAAGAGTCCCGGCCACCGTGTACGCCACTCGCGACATCGCGTCCGCCACCACCTGCATCACTCCCCTGCTCGCGTAACAAAACTCTTGCCCATCAGCCATCAGACGACCTACAGTAATCATGCATGCATACGGGCTTGCATGCATGCTTACGCACGTACTCTACCTCAAGGAGTTGAGCTTTCCGTAGTCGCAGTCTTCCCGGGAGATGCTGGGGAGCGGAACGTGGAAGGACTCCGACCACGAGAGCTGCCTGAGCGACGTGGCCGTCGGGTTGCCCCACCGATACGAGCCGTTGAGGAGCCCGGCTTTGTCTTTGGTACGGAACGGCAGGCGGAATAgcttcgcctgctcccgcctcATCTCCTCCAGGAGGTCCCGCCCCACGCCGTGGTTGACCACCTGGAAGAAGCCCCACTCTGACGCCGCTCTCGCCATGGCGTCCGCGCACGCCTTGCTCTCCCTCGAGTCGCGGCTCGCCAGGCGCTCCAAGTCGATGATCGGCAGATCACGCTCCAGCATGGCCAGGCTCTCCACCGCATGCGCCGACGCAGCGCCAACGCCCTCGAGCTCGCCTCTGCAGAGCAGCGCGCGGTAGCTGTCCGCCAGAGGCGGATCGGTGGTCGTGCAGCTCGTGCCCTCGGCGAAGGCCAGCATGGTCGACCTAGAGATAGATGCTAGCTTAGACACGTACGTATAGCTTGTGATGGAGTCATGGCACACGCTCGCTCGCTAGCTACCACTGCGCCACTGGGCACTGGCTACGTCAAACAAATCGCGCTTCTACGGAGGAGCTCGGAAGCGAGACCAGGGACCTATATATAGACAGTGGGGAGAACCGTCCGTCGCACACGGTTAAACCCCTGCCGCAAACACAGTCCCAAACTGTCGCTTTAGAGCATCTCTATCACATCCTGCAAAACGCCCCAGCCACTGTAATAACCGCTTACCGGACCGGGAGAAAAATCGCCCGGCGCAGGTCCTGCGAAATGGTCCGTCCCGATTTTTTTATGGCAGTGGTATATTTTGCCATTTTGGCGCTCCTGCCGCNNNNNNNNNNNNNNNNNNNNNNNNNNNNNNNNNNNNNNNNNNNNNNNNNNNNNNNNNNNNNNNNNNNNNNNNNNNNNNNNNNNNNNNNNNNNNNNNNNNNNNNNNNNNNNNNNNNNNNNNNNNNNNNNNNNNNNNNNNNNNNNNNNNNNNNNNNNNNNNNNNNNNNNNNNNNNNNNNNNNNNNNNNNNNNNNNNNNNNNNNNNNNNNNNNNNNNNNNNNNNGGAGGGACGTTTCTGCTCCTTGCTCccccagccgccgtcgccgccgatctCCCCGGCCCCACGCCTTCTCGTGTCACCGCGCCCCCAATCGACGGCATGGAGCACCCGCAGCCACCGCTCGTCGGTTTTCATGCCTCGCCAACCCCATTGGTGCCGCTTCGACCTTCCGTGCATCCTGCGGTCGGCTTCCCCATCGCTGCACCAACTTCTTCCACCATCAGCATGAAGTGGAAGCGACAGGCAACCACGTCGTCCATGGAGCCATCCCCGCCCCGCCAACTTCTTCCACCATTCCCCCTCCGGTCTCGGTGGCTGGCTCGAGgatgggcgcctcctccaccctctCCGGCAGACGGCCGAAATCACAAGCCAAGGGCCCGAGGAAGAAGGCGGTGGTGTCTCAAGGACAAGCACCTCCTCCACCCAATCAAGCGGCTTATGTACCACGCGATACCGACCACTTCACCGGCATCCACAACATGTTCGAGGAAACGCCGGAGAGGTATAAAAATTCCCTTTTTACCGGTGTGTGCTGAATTTGATTCGTTTGCTTAGTGTTTCGTCCTTTGGATTTTGAAGGTATGTTCATACATCATATGCAGATTTGTTGGAGAAGAACGAGGTGAACATAATGAGTGCTCTACATGACCAATCCGATTCGAGTATAGAAGCGGAGGTGGAAGAGGGGTGACCGTAATGATGATGTGGAAAAGCTTGAGGAGGAGGAGTTCAATGCTAGCCAAGAAAAACTTAGAAAATGAACCAACAATTACACAGAGATGGAGGATCTTTGTTTGGTGAGAGCATCGGAGAGTGCGTCACTTGATGTAGTAGCCGGCGCACATGGGCGGGGGTAGCTGAGGATATGGGTGACCATTTGTACACCCATTATTTCAGGGAAAAGCTTGTATACTTAGGTATATTTCATATACAGTACACTATACATAGGGAAAACATAGCTAAAATTAAGGTTTTAGTAGACTATATAAACCCTTCCGTAAGACGTTGGCTCCACAAAGAATTGTGTTTCTAAGAAAtgaggcattactgttgttcctaatgataaaaatgaactcatcccacaaagaattataactggttataggatggtaattgatttcagaaaattaaacaaagctactagaaaagatcattacccttttccttttattgatcaaatattAGAAAGATTGTCTAAACATACACACTTCTGTTTCCTTGATgggtactctggtttctctcaaatacttgtgtcaaaagaAGATCAACATAAAACTACTTTTACCTGTCCTTTTGAAAATTATGCTTATAAACGTATgccctttggtttatgtaatgcacccgctacctttcaaagatgtatgactgctatattctctgatttttgtgaaaagattgttgaggtattcatgaatGATTTTTTCATTTACTGGACTTCTTTCGATGATTGCTAAAACAACCTTGAtcgatttttgcagagatgtgaataaactaatcttgtcttgaattgagagaagtgccactttatggtcaatgaaggtatAGTACttgggcataaaaattctgaaagaGTATTAAGgtagacaaagctaaagttgatttaATTGAGAAAATACCATGTCCTAAaaatattaaaggtataagaagtttccttgatcaTGCTGGTTTTTACAGGagattcattaaagacttctctaagatttctaggcctcttactaatcattTGCAAGAAGATGTTCCATTTTTTAATGATGATTATGTAGAACCCTTTGAAATACTTAAAAAAGACTTAATCTCTACAcccattgttcaaccacctgattggaacttatcatttgaaattatgtgtgatgccagtgattatgatgttggtgttgttcta is drawn from Triticum dicoccoides isolate Atlit2015 ecotype Zavitan chromosome 4A, WEW_v2.0, whole genome shotgun sequence and contains these coding sequences:
- the LOC119288590 gene encoding gibberellin 2-beta-dioxygenase 6-like, whose protein sequence is MLAFAEGTSCTTTDPPLADSYRALLCRGELEGVGAASAHAVESLAMLERDLPIIDLERLASRDSRESKACADAMARAASEWGFFQVVNHGVGRDLLEEMRREQAKLFRLPFRTKDKAGLLNGSYRWGNPTATSLRQLSWSESFHVPLPSISREDCDYGKLNSLRGVMQVVADAMSRVAYTVAGTLAENLGHEAGGGEPVFPAGCDGTTCFLRLNRYPACPFAADFFGMVPHTDSDFLTILCQDQVGGLQLIKDSHWVAVKPRADALIVNVGDLFQAWSNNRYKSVEHKVVANSKAERFSIAYFMCPLSYSPVGTYGEPSPYKPFTFEEYRRSVRDDVERTGKKIGLPNFLKRSTVHGLDDDIMDLSS